Below is a genomic region from Sphingomonas phyllosphaerae.
TCCCGGCCTTCGCGGGCGCAACCGGCCAGTTCGACCAGCAGGCGTACCTGCGCCTGATCGCGCAGCGCGGGATGACCGACGCGCAGGTCCAGCGCGAGATCGCGCGCGAGACGATGGCGCAATTCCTGATCGTGCCGACGGTCGGCGCCAGCCAGGTGCCGCAGCAGCTCGCGCTGCGCTACGCCTCGCTGCTGCTCGAGCGTCGCGCCGGTCAGGCGGCGCTGATCCCCGCCAGCGTGTCCGGTCCGGCCCCGACCAATGCCGAGGTGCAGGATTGGTACAAGCGTAACGTCGCGCGCTACACCACGCCCGAGCGCCGCGTGATCCGCTACGCTTTGGTCACCCCGCAGCAGGTCGCCGCGCAGGCAGTGCCCAGCGACGCCGAAATCCAGAAGGCCTATGACGCCGACAAGGCGAGATACGCTCCCAAGCCGCTCCGCGACGTGACAATCGCCACCGTGCTCGACCAGAAGGCCGCACAGGCGCTCGCCGACAAGGTGAAGGCCGGCACCCCGCTCGCCGCCGCCGCACGCGCCGCCGGACTGGAGGCGCGGACGATCACCGCGGTCGAGCAATCCGCGCTCGCCACCCAGACCTCGCCCGCGGTCGCCGCCGCGCTGTTCGGCGCCGCGCAGGGCAATGTCGTCGGCCCGCTGCGTGGGTCGATCGGCTTCGTCGTCGCGCGCGTCGAGAAGGCGACGCAGGATCCCGGCAAGACGCTGGCGCAGGCGCGCCCGGAGATCGTCGCTGCGCTGACCAAGCAGAAGGCGAACGACGCGATCGGCAAGATCCGCGACGCGGTCGAGGATGCGCTGGCCGACAACGCCAACATCGCCGAGGTCGCCCGCGACCAGAAGCTCAATGTGCAGGCGACGCCGGCGGTGCTGTCGAGCGGGATCAACCCCGACCAGCCGCAGGCGCAGCCCGATGCGACGCTCGCCCCGGTGATCGCCGCCGGCTTCGCGGCCGAGGACGGCGACACCCCGACCACGGTCGGCATCGGGCAGGACGGCGGCTTCGCGATCGCCGCGCTCGACCGCATCGTCCCCGCCACCCCGCTCCCGCTCGCACAGGCACGCGCCAAGGTCGTCGCCGATCTCACCGCCGAGCGCGCGCGCCGCGCCGCGCAGGCCGCCGCCAACGCGATCGTCGCCAAGGTCAACGCCGGCACCCCGCTCGCCGCCGCGGTCGCGCAGGCCGGCGTCAAGGCACCGGTCGAGCGCGTCGAGGCGACCCGCGCGCAGATCACCGCCAATCAGGGGCAAGTGAACCCGGTACTCGCAATGATGTTCGGGATGAAGCAGGGAAGCGCGCGCGCGATCCAGGCCCCCGACGGGCGCGGCTGGCTGGTGCTGCGCGTCGAGCAGATCGTGCCGGGCGACGCCAGCAAGCAGCCCGCCGCGATCCAGGCGACCCGCGCCGACCTCGGCCGCTCGATCGGCGGCGAATATGCGCAGCAATTCGCCAATGCCGTCGCCGCCGCGCAGGGCGCCAAGCGCTATCCCGACGCCATCGCCACGCTGAAGAAGGACCTGCTCGGTGGCGACGCCGGACAGTGACGCCCCGGCTGCGGCGGCCGCGGCGCTCGCCGCCGGCCGTCCCGCGTTGGTCTGGCGGCGGCGGATCGCCGACACCGAGACGCCGGTCGCCGCCGCGCTCAAGCTGATCGAGCCCGGCCGCGGCGACTTCCTGCTCGAATCGGTCGAGGGCGGCGCGGTGCGCGGTCGCCACTCGATGATCGGCCTCGCCCCCGATCTCGTGCTGCGCGCGCAAGGCGACCGCGCCGAGATCAACCCGCGCTGGCTGGAGGATCGCGACGCCTTCACGCCGTGCGCCGCACCGACGTTGACGGCGCTGCGCGACCTCGTCGCCTCGATCCGCATGGACCTGCCCCCCGAACTGCCGCGCGCGCTGGCGTGCCTCGTCGGCTATTTCGGCTATGAGACGATCGGACTGGTCGAGAAACTGCCGCAGCCCGAACAGGATGCGCTCGGCCTCCCCGACCTGATGTTCGTGCGCCCGACCGTCATCCTGATGTTCGACCGGCTCGCCGACGAACTGTTCCTCGTCGCACCGGTCTGGCCCGATGTGGCGCAGGCGCCCGACCGCCAGATCGCCGCCGCCGAAGAACGCCTCGATGCGGTCGAGGCACGGCTCGCCGCCGCCGCGCTCCCGCCGCGTGCCCGCGCTGACCTGACCGAGGTCGCGCTCGCCCCGACGCTCGCGCCGGGTCGCTATGCGGAGATGGTCGCTCGCGCGCAGGATTATATCACAGCCGGCGACATCTTTCAGGTCGTGCTCGCGCAGCGCTTCACCGCGCCCTTCTCGCTCCCGGCGTTCGAGCTGTACCGCGCGCTGCGTCGCATCAACCCGTCGCCGTTCCTCTACCATCTCGACCTGCCCGGCTTCGCACTCACCGGGTCGAGCCCCGAGATCCTCGTCCGTGCGCGCGACGGCGAGGTCACGATCCGCCCGATCGCCGGCACCCGCCCGCGCGGGAAGACCGCGCTGGAGGATGCCGCCAACCGCGACAGCCTGCTCGCCGATCCCAAGGAACGCGCCGAGCACCTGATGCTGCTCGACCTCGGCCGCAACGACGTCGGGCGCGTCGCGTCGCCGGGCACGGTGCAGGTGACCGACAGCTACGGCATCGAATTCTACAGCCACGTCATGCACATCGTCTCGAACGTCATCGGCCGGCTCGCGCCGGAACATGACGCGATCGATGCGTTGTTCGCGGGCTTCCCGGCCGGCACCGTCAGCGGCGCGCCCAAGGTCCGCGCCTGCCAGATCATCGCCGAACTCGAGCCCGAGAAGCGCGGCGCCTATGCCGGCGGCGTCGGCTATTTCTCACCCGACGGGTCGATGGATTCATGCATCGTGCTGCGCACCGCAGTGGTCAAGGACGGCACGATCCACGTCCAATCCGGCGCGGGCATCGTCGCCGACAGCGATCCGGCCTATGAACAGCGCGAATGCGAGGCCAAGGCCGGCGCGCTCCTCGCCGCCGCGCGCGAGGCGGTGCGGCAAGCGTCGACGCCCGACTTCGGGCAGTAAGGTCTACCTTCTACGTCATCCCGGGCTCGACCCGGGATCCCGCTTCTCCCTTTATCGGCCACACGCCGCGAGTTCCTCCCCCAGCAGCCGGACAAGCTCGGCCGCCGGCATCGCCCGCGCCAGCGGCGCGCCCTGCCCCGCCCAATGCGCGCCGAATCCATGCTCACCCGTCGCCGCCGCCGCGGCATGGAGCGCCTTACCGGCGTCATAGGCGATCGGATAATCTGGCGGCCGGTGCCCGGAAACATGCTCGCCGAGCGCGGTGAAGCGGTTGGCGAGCGCCCGCGCCGGCCGCCCCGAGATCAGCGAGGTGAGCACGGTGTGATAGGCCGCCTCCCCCGCCAGCGCCGTCCGATACGCGTCACTTGCCGCCGACTCGGGACAGGCGATGAACGCCGTTCCAAGCTGCGCCGCGACCGCGCCCAGATCGAGCGCGGCGGCGATCCCTGCGCCGTCCATGATCCCGCCCGCCGCGATCACTGGAAGCGGCGTCTCGCGCACCAGCAGCCGCGTCAGCGCGACCGTTCCCAGCGCATCGTCTGCGGCGTCGGGATCGAAGATGCCGCGATGCCCGCCCGCCTCGATCCCCTGCGCCACGATCGCATCGACGCCCGCCGCTGCGACCTGCCGTGCCTCGGCGAGGCTGGTGGCGGTCGCCATCGTGTAGATGCGGCGCGCTCGTAGCGCCTCGATCACGCCCGTGCCGGGCAAGCCGAAGTGGAAACTGACCACCGGCGGCGCGACCTCCAGCAACATCGCCAGCATGGCCGGATCATCGGCGAAGCTCGTGTAGATCTCACGCAAGGCGATCGGCGGTGACGCACCGAACGCCGCGAAGAGCGGCGCGAGCCACGCCAGCCACGCCGCCTCGTGCGCCGGGTCGGAGGTCGCCGGTCGGTGAACGAACAGGTTGACGTTGAACGCCCGTGCGGTGCGCTCCCGTACCGCCGCGATCAACGCCCGCGCCATCTCGGCATCCACCGCACCGACCCCGATCGACCCGAGCCCGCCCGCCTCCGACACGCGCGCCGCCAGCAAGGGGGTGGACACTCCCGCCATCGGCGCCTGGACCAGAGGCAGATCGAGCGTTAGCCGATCAACGAACGACATGCGCACTCGTCCGGCGGACCGGAAGCCCGTCCGTCATCCCGAAGACGACGGTTGGAACGATCCCCTCACCGCCCGCCCGGGATCATCGAGTCGTTCTTCTCCGCCGCGCGACGCTCCGCGGCCCAGGCGCGGTTGATCGCCAGCGCGCAGCCGGTCTGCCCGCCCGATCCGACCGGCGAGCACGTATCCGGCAAGCCGCCCGCCACGCGGCTCACCTGATCGGCGGTCGCGACGCGATTGGTCCACGCCTGGTTCTTCGCCGCGGGCTCGGCACTGTCGCGCAGCGGCTTGGGGATGCGGAATTGTTCGTCCGGATTGAGCCGGCTGCACACCACCACCTCGTCGCCCTGCGCGACGGGGCATTTTTCGTCGCCCTCCAGCGTGACGCTGCGCACGCGCTGCGGCGCGCGTCCGGCATCCCCCGCCGATTCGACCTGCGCCATGGCCCCGGTCGGCAGCACCAGCATGGCGGCACTCAGCACGGCGATCATCGGACGGCGCATCGTCTTTCTCCTTGGTCCCGCGAACGCGCAGGGTGGCGCTTTTCTCCGCGCCACGATTTGCCCAGCCATGACGAATCTTTGCGCCGTTGCAATATTCCTGTCGTGCGCGGGATCGCTCGGCGGTTGCGGTCGGCGGCGCATCGGCTATGGCGGGCGCATGATCCTGGTGATCGACAATTACGACAGCTTTACGTGGAACCTGGTCCATTACGTCATGGAACTGGGCGCAGAGGTCCGCGTGGTCCGCAACGACGCGCTCACCGCCGCCGAGGCGTTAGCGAGCGGCGCGCAGGCGATCCTGATCTCGCCCGGCCCGTGCACGCCCAACGAGGCGGGGGTCAGCCTCGAGCTCGTCGCGGCCTGCGCGTCGGCACGCCGGCCATTGTTCGGCGTCTGCCTCGGCCATCAGGCGATCGGCCAGCATTTCGGCGGCAAGGTCGTGCGCGGCGGGCTGATGCACGGCAAGACCTGCCCGGTTGAGCATGACGGCACCGGCGTGTTCGCCGGGCTCCCTTCACCGTTCACCGCGACGCGCTATCATTCGCTAATCGTCACCGACGTGCCCGATTGCCTCGTCGTCAATGCGACGGCCGGCGACGCCTCGGTGATGGGGCTGCGCCACCGCGAGCTGCCGATCCACGGCGTGCAATTCCATCCCGAGAGCATCGCCACCGAGCACGGCCACGAGCTGATCGCCAATTTCCTGCGGCTGGCGGGCGTCGATCATGCGGGACGGATCGCCGCGTGACGACCGTGGCGTTGTTGCCTGATCCGTCGTCACCGCTCGCGCGCGAGTCGGCGGCGCAGGCGTTCGCCGACATCCTCGACGCGAAGACCAGCGAGGAAGCGGTCGCCGACTTCCTGATCCGCCTCGCCGAGCGTGGCGAAACCAGCATCGAGATCGCCGAGGCGGCGCGCGCGCTGCGTCAGCGGCTGATCCCGATCGCCGCCCCGGGGGATGCGATCGACGTCTGCGGCACCGGCGGCGATGGCCAGCACACGCTCAACGTCTCGACCGCGGTCAGCCTCGTCGTCGCCGCGTGCGGCGTACCGGTCGCCAAGCACGGCAACCGCGCCGCCTCGTCAAAGGCCGGCGCCGCCGACACGCTCGAGATGCTCGGGCTCGACATGGAGCGCGCCGGCGCACAGGCCGAGGCAACGCTGCGCGAGCTGGGCATCTGCTTCCTGTTCGCCGCCAACCATCACCCCGCGATGCGCCGCATCACCCCGATCCGCCGCAGGATCGGCCGGCGGACGATCTTCAACCTGATGGGGCCGCTCGCAAATCCTGCGCATGTCACCCGCCAGCTGATCGGCATCGCACGCCCCGATTACGCGCCGATCTATGCCGAGGCGCTGGACCAGCTCGGCAGCGACGCCGCCGCGGTGGTGGCGGGTGAGGAAGGGCTCGACGAAATCTCCGGCGCCGGCCCCACCCGCGTCGTCACGGTCGGCGCGGTGCCGCTCCCCGCGCGGATCGTTCCCGAGGATGCCGGGGTCGCGCGTCATCCGACGATCGCGATCCGCGGCGGTGACCCGGCCTATAACGCCGCCGCGCTCCGCCGCCTGCTGACCGGCGAGCACGGCGCCTATCGCGACGCGGTGCTGCTCAACGCCGCCGCCGCGCTGGTCCTCGCTGGCCGCCAGACCGAGCTGCCCGCCGCCGCCGCGCAGGCCGCCGAGGTGATCGACGCCGGCCAGGCCAACACGCTCCTCGATCGCTGGATCGCCTGGTCATGACCATCCTCGCCGACATTTGCGCGACCAAGCGCAGCGAGGTCGCCGCGCGCAAGGCCACCACCTCGCTCGCCGACCTCACCGCGCGC
It encodes:
- a CDS encoding peptidyl-prolyl cis-trans isomerase yields the protein MLSFLRGIIHSKVGMIVTFGILIVIALAFAAGDVTGLASGGGILGHPLAAVDGEKVTADDIRRRAQDEIRAARQQQPDLDMATFVRAGGVESLITRSLTGLALETFGEEQGMRVSRALVGSELKAIPAFAGATGQFDQQAYLRLIAQRGMTDAQVQREIARETMAQFLIVPTVGASQVPQQLALRYASLLLERRAGQAALIPASVSGPAPTNAEVQDWYKRNVARYTTPERRVIRYALVTPQQVAAQAVPSDAEIQKAYDADKARYAPKPLRDVTIATVLDQKAAQALADKVKAGTPLAAAARAAGLEARTITAVEQSALATQTSPAVAAALFGAAQGNVVGPLRGSIGFVVARVEKATQDPGKTLAQARPEIVAALTKQKANDAIGKIRDAVEDALADNANIAEVARDQKLNVQATPAVLSSGINPDQPQAQPDATLAPVIAAGFAAEDGDTPTTVGIGQDGGFAIAALDRIVPATPLPLAQARAKVVADLTAERARRAAQAAANAIVAKVNAGTPLAAAVAQAGVKAPVERVEATRAQITANQGQVNPVLAMMFGMKQGSARAIQAPDGRGWLVLRVEQIVPGDASKQPAAIQATRADLGRSIGGEYAQQFANAVAAAQGAKRYPDAIATLKKDLLGGDAGQ
- a CDS encoding chorismate-binding protein — encoded protein: MATPDSDAPAAAAAALAAGRPALVWRRRIADTETPVAAALKLIEPGRGDFLLESVEGGAVRGRHSMIGLAPDLVLRAQGDRAEINPRWLEDRDAFTPCAAPTLTALRDLVASIRMDLPPELPRALACLVGYFGYETIGLVEKLPQPEQDALGLPDLMFVRPTVILMFDRLADELFLVAPVWPDVAQAPDRQIAAAEERLDAVEARLAAAALPPRARADLTEVALAPTLAPGRYAEMVARAQDYITAGDIFQVVLAQRFTAPFSLPAFELYRALRRINPSPFLYHLDLPGFALTGSSPEILVRARDGEVTIRPIAGTRPRGKTALEDAANRDSLLADPKERAEHLMLLDLGRNDVGRVASPGTVQVTDSYGIEFYSHVMHIVSNVIGRLAPEHDAIDALFAGFPAGTVSGAPKVRACQIIAELEPEKRGAYAGGVGYFSPDGSMDSCIVLRTAVVKDGTIHVQSGAGIVADSDPAYEQRECEAKAGALLAAAREAVRQASTPDFGQ
- the trpD gene encoding anthranilate phosphoribosyltransferase, which produces MTTVALLPDPSSPLARESAAQAFADILDAKTSEEAVADFLIRLAERGETSIEIAEAARALRQRLIPIAAPGDAIDVCGTGGDGQHTLNVSTAVSLVVAACGVPVAKHGNRAASSKAGAADTLEMLGLDMERAGAQAEATLRELGICFLFAANHHPAMRRITPIRRRIGRRTIFNLMGPLANPAHVTRQLIGIARPDYAPIYAEALDQLGSDAAAVVAGEEGLDEISGAGPTRVVTVGAVPLPARIVPEDAGVARHPTIAIRGGDPAYNAAALRRLLTGEHGAYRDAVLLNAAAALVLAGRQTELPAAAAQAAEVIDAGQANTLLDRWIAWS
- a CDS encoding aminodeoxychorismate/anthranilate synthase component II yields the protein MILVIDNYDSFTWNLVHYVMELGAEVRVVRNDALTAAEALASGAQAILISPGPCTPNEAGVSLELVAACASARRPLFGVCLGHQAIGQHFGGKVVRGGLMHGKTCPVEHDGTGVFAGLPSPFTATRYHSLIVTDVPDCLVVNATAGDASVMGLRHRELPIHGVQFHPESIATEHGHELIANFLRLAGVDHAGRIAA
- a CDS encoding nitronate monooxygenase, producing the protein MSFVDRLTLDLPLVQAPMAGVSTPLLAARVSEAGGLGSIGVGAVDAEMARALIAAVRERTARAFNVNLFVHRPATSDPAHEAAWLAWLAPLFAAFGASPPIALREIYTSFADDPAMLAMLLEVAPPVVSFHFGLPGTGVIEALRARRIYTMATATSLAEARQVAAAGVDAIVAQGIEAGGHRGIFDPDAADDALGTVALTRLLVRETPLPVIAAGGIMDGAGIAAALDLGAVAAQLGTAFIACPESAASDAYRTALAGEAAYHTVLTSLISGRPARALANRFTALGEHVSGHRPPDYPIAYDAGKALHAAAAATGEHGFGAHWAGQGAPLARAMPAAELVRLLGEELAACGR